The following coding sequences lie in one Synechococcus sp. PCC 7336 genomic window:
- a CDS encoding acylphosphatase produces the protein MLKDPDRARETIRARVLVSGRVQRVSYRAYTRRAAVALDLQGWVRNLADGRVEAVFEGTAPAVEGVVRWCREGSPAAIVEAVEVIYEPLEHLQGFEIRYS, from the coding sequence ATGCTGAAAGATCCCGATCGAGCTCGGGAGACGATCCGAGCCCGCGTGTTGGTTTCGGGCCGAGTGCAAAGGGTTTCTTACCGAGCGTATACCCGACGTGCGGCTGTGGCATTAGATTTGCAGGGATGGGTACGCAATCTGGCAGATGGTCGAGTGGAAGCGGTGTTTGAGGGGACTGCGCCAGCGGTGGAAGGGGTCGTGCGGTGGTGTCGCGAAGGAAGTCCGGCGGCGATCGTAGAGGCGGTGGAGGTGATTTACGAGCCTTTGGAACATTTGCAAGGGTTTGAGATTCGGTATTCGTGA
- a CDS encoding lipopolysaccharide assembly protein LapA domain-containing protein, which yields MRLLQLLLVSVGLLWVTVFATQNSSVVSLRFMVWQSVQLPLGLVVVMAASVGLFTAWLLAVLLKRK from the coding sequence ATGCGACTGCTGCAGCTATTACTCGTCAGTGTTGGATTGTTGTGGGTGACTGTCTTCGCAACCCAAAATTCCAGTGTGGTTTCTCTGCGGTTTATGGTCTGGCAATCGGTTCAACTGCCGTTGGGACTGGTGGTTGTGATGGCGGCTTCTGTGGGGCTCTTCACGGCTTGGTTGCTGGCGGTGTTGCTGAAACGGAAATAG
- a CDS encoding NAD(P)/FAD-dependent oxidoreductase has product MYDTIAIGAGLSGLICARRLVRAGLNVLVLEKSRGVGGRMDTRRVETPFGTATIDRGAQYMTASNDRFRRFVREQIELGTMAEWTRDIYELKPTGLHPAQLDNRYPRYCCPMGMTAIAKNLCESVTVQRETRIQSLRVTSEGWQAIATDDRVYRAASVAIAMPAPQILALLADWLDDSSPLYAPLQSAEYMPCIAAIAGYDPEVVLPDWQGVKWVDDERVTWLAIDSSKRIEPPQPTIAIHSTAEFAQEYWDADEGGLQSAGRYLLERAGDRLEPWLTSPQWMQVHRWRYSLPVETVGLASLATRVAAEGSNRRWPLVCAGDWCAGPTVEGAFISGEDAGARLVAMLQEIAV; this is encoded by the coding sequence ATGTACGACACCATCGCGATTGGAGCCGGTCTATCGGGGCTGATTTGCGCCCGTAGATTGGTTCGGGCGGGGTTGAACGTGTTGGTGTTAGAAAAGTCTCGCGGCGTTGGCGGCAGGATGGACACCCGACGGGTGGAGACTCCATTTGGGACTGCAACGATCGATCGCGGAGCCCAATACATGACCGCCAGCAACGACCGATTTCGGCGATTCGTGCGCGAGCAGATCGAGCTGGGCACGATGGCAGAATGGACTCGCGACATTTACGAACTCAAGCCAACAGGATTGCATCCGGCCCAACTGGACAATCGCTACCCTCGCTATTGCTGTCCGATGGGCATGACGGCAATCGCAAAAAACCTGTGCGAGTCGGTGACCGTGCAGCGGGAAACGCGAATCCAATCGTTACGGGTCACCTCCGAAGGCTGGCAGGCGATCGCAACAGACGATCGCGTTTATCGAGCTGCCAGTGTGGCGATCGCGATGCCCGCCCCTCAAATTTTGGCTTTATTGGCCGACTGGTTAGATGACAGCTCTCCCCTCTACGCTCCCCTGCAATCCGCCGAATATATGCCCTGCATTGCAGCAATCGCCGGCTACGACCCCGAAGTTGTCTTACCCGACTGGCAGGGGGTGAAGTGGGTGGATGACGAGCGGGTGACATGGCTGGCGATCGACAGTAGCAAGCGAATCGAGCCGCCGCAGCCCACAATCGCAATTCATTCCACCGCCGAGTTTGCACAGGAATATTGGGATGCGGATGAGGGAGGGTTGCAGTCTGCCGGACGGTATTTGCTGGAGCGGGCAGGCGATCGCCTCGAACCTTGGCTGACTTCCCCCCAATGGATGCAGGTGCATCGCTGGCGCTACTCGCTTCCCGTGGAAACGGTGGGGTTGGCCAGCTTAGCCACGAGAGTGGCGGCAGAGGGAAGCAATCGCCGTTGGCCTCTGGTCTGTGCGGGGGATTGGTGTGCGGGACCGACGGTCGAAGGAGCTTTTATCTCTGGTGAAGATGCCGGAGCGCGTCTTGTCGCCATGCTGCAAGAAATTGCAGTTTGA